The Biomphalaria glabrata chromosome 6, xgBioGlab47.1, whole genome shotgun sequence genomic interval CTTACTTTAGTAACTCTTACCTTAACAAAGTACTAACACTAAACATCAACTAGTCGGTCCGTACTGTCAGACACTTAACGTATTTTAGGAACACACTATAGCAGACTGACTTTGAACGCTACATCGTCTAGTGGCGACATGGgcattgggttagagattattaTTGTAATCATTTAGGCAGTAACCGCTAGGCTCTTGAAGGGATAACATCGTTTTGGTTACTGACTTGACTGTGACCCATTCTgcattaaagtttattattctAATTTTATCTCGAGGGAACTGAGGGAATCTTGCTAGCTATTTCTATTTTGTGACTTGATGCATATTTCGCATCAGTAATATACCATACAAGATACTCAAGCATCTAGGATTATCAAGGTACTGTATAAATATATCAAGTAAAATGGGTTATATACATACATCCGTTGCAAAACACAGTTACACAATGCACTACAAATCTCTCAAAAACAAGCACACTTAGTATCACAGTTAATCCTTTTTGTTACACACAAAGTCCATTCTTGTTTGTTTGGTGCTATTGAGACTTTGACGATGCTCAAAGCTAGAAAACTGGGTATGAAAATATTTGTAGGTGACATTGAAACCCGGACAGTGAATCATTTACTGATATCCATTATCATGAATTTTCCTTGAAAAATAAGTCTGATATAGGAgtcttttttttacatgtatttCTACAAAGGTATAAACCCGCTCTTTAAAACAACGTAGATAACAGTAACATAACTTGTTTCAGAAATGTTTAAGTTTAAATTGAAAACTATTGCTCGTGACAACGATATCATAAAACATAATATAGTCCAGAAGGTATGTTTTAAGATTAACTTTCGGAtaagtttttaaacattttcttattgaaaattaaaatatatagtaaAAAAGCAAGCTTAACTGAGTGATGTTTTCCATTAAAGgaatattatttacatttactatcaaaatcattggcaaaaaacaaaacccatttgggtagtggtttgagacaaacatctataaaaaagctaacaagatcctcgaaataaagaatcaccctttgtgtcaggattttgtgattttaccatcacaaaagagatacaagacaccgatagcaaagacaaacagacacaaacactcttttgttcccctggcaatcaaatcattaaataagaacaatctggtataaactttgtcacatgtaaattatgagtgagtctggtgtaaaTGTACAcattggtttcttatagttatgttttttgtttggtgtaatgcacaaattgtaagacaaatttccttacggataataaagattattattattattattatgttagaaatgaacgagtagtcattctctggcgctgccagggtcgagtttcgctaaagagaaacaaaattcatcgtagtccctttaacagttttcactgaggaattttctggtgatttggcaggtctgcagcagtaccgccctctgacaggcaacgaagatgttcctaggaatgttaagggccttgaaggtgtctgtgaagtcagttgttattatcccctcggttgatatagcctaacaatggggtatattgttattttggacaatttccatagacgcttaatctccaagcctaggttcccatattttctttgtttttctatctcagtttttcttaaattatgagacagtggtacggcgatatcgataatgttagcggttttttcttttttatcgatgaacagcagatccgggcgattattattattaatattattattattaatagactgtattcgtttaaaaaaatgtaaaatcatattattttgaaaaattgctAAGTGCAAATTTGTTGAAAGAAATGAGTTTCAAAACAGGGATATCTTTAAATACTTTATAGCACTGCTTTTGATTTtaatttacaaagtttatatcaactcagtctgactatctgtctatctgctacagtctgactgtctgtctatctgctACAGTTTATATACACTTCTTTTCATCaacacccattctaggatcaatttaaaacttttacacaattattcgtattacctaaaaaaaaacatgaagtaACGAAAAAACATTCAATTATTGGCAATGAATATCTCAAGGAAACTAAGTGCTAcacttaaagagaaaaatattatggattatgggtgattatGGGTGATTATGGGTGATTAATGGGTGATTATGGGTGATTATGGgtgattatgggtgatttcaacctacctgatataaattggaaaacactaaccatagataaacaccaaacccttaaggacataaatgagcttttcatagaaactttataCAGCTTAattttagatcaaatcattaaaaaaccttctagattaaacaacacgttagatctcttcttaaccaacagacctggattagtagtagattatgatattatccctggtctatcagaccatgagacaattaaaatacacagtcagatagaAGCAttagccaatataaaacccaaaagagAAATCTTAATGTGGAACaaatgcaacctaacacaactacaccaagctgcattaaactttcaagaaacatttatatcagaaaaagacattaaccaaccagtcgatgacctctggaatttctttaaaaactatcttaaaaacattatataaaatcatataccaactaaatacacatcaaacaaaataaataaatgctggtttaataatagactaaagaagctttgtaaacagaaggaaagcCTATATAGAAAAGTTAAAGTAACTAAGGCAGAAGGAGTTCATAAAAagtgtattaaaataaaacacctaacccaaaaagtaggCAGACAGCTGCAAAGTgattacataaacaatgtaatatctaaagataacaacaaaaacctatggtcatacattaagtctaagaaaatggaaacaacaggcatagcgtcATTAAAATGACAATataacttaacacataatgataacaaaactaaagctaacatcctaaataaatactttgcatcagcactctcagccccaggagacaaagacatattacttaatttgaaccaagtagacaacataggagatatagaagtacaaaaaaaagggcatccaaaaactattagcaaacattaaacctgatggtattccagttagattactcaaagaactaagcaatgagatagcaccagtgttcaaaatactttttcaggcatctcttaaccagggcagagtaccaagggactagaaagaagctaatgtcacccctctatttaaaaaaggagaaaaatataacccaggaaactacaaaccagtatcacttaccagcatcacatgtaaaatcccagaacacataatatgtaacaacatcataaaccacttagacaaacataatgtcctcacaccataccaacatggctttatgAATTGtaaatcatgtgaaacacaactaataggactaattgatgacttttcaaaagctttagataatagtgaacaaatagatgctatcttactagatttttctaaggcttttgacaaagttcaccaccatagtttgcttaaaaaatatttccatttcatcagtggattaaagattttctgatagggagagaacaaactgtaataataaatggctctaaattaacaccaataacagtaaactcaggtgtacctcaaggaacagtgtcaggtccactactattttttaatttatagaaacgatttgcattagttcaggaacaaaagtcagattatttgcagacgattgcagaatatatagaacaataaaaacaacacaagatacagaaattttacaaaaaatttgatgaattacagaaactGGGAATTTAATttgagcatgtctttccacccagaaaaatgtcagttattaagagtaacaaaaaaaactaaaacaaattaattccacttatcttcttcgtggtaaaccagtaacacagactaaaaacgcaaaatatctaggtgttataataaatgaaaaactgtcatggaatccccatattgatgaaactatcaaaaaatcaaataaagcattagggttattaaaagatatttgtataaatcaaataggttataaatctaaaatgttatttaccCTTGGATAGGTCAATAATAGAAtttgcatcctctgtttgggacccttcaactcaagaaaacattaagaaactagaacagacacaaaatagagcaccaagatttataacaaacgaatattcacttttgactagagtaacatctttagtaaaatcactaaatttagaaagccttctggatagtagacttaaaagtaaggtagcaattatacataaaacattgaagtatattataaaaaaaacctaataaaatactcagaaaaacacaatcCTCACTCCCTCGGCTAGTACAATTatatacaaatactccttcttccctagagctattagagcatgaaatggttTGCTttagccagccaggaaaaccaatgaatttaagtcattaattaacatgcatgactagattaacatagGGCGTAATCATATtcatttttgaagaaacgtatgtagtttataagataggaagtaacatctgtattttttaaaataagaagtaacgtctgtactttataagataagaagtaacgtctgtactttataagataagaagtaacgtctgtactttataagataagaagtaacgtctgtactttataagataagaagtaacatctgtattttaaacGATTAGATGTTACGGCTGTACTTTAGAAGATAAACTGTCAATAGTCGTCGTGCAAGTTCTTTAAGATTTTcaaaatctatatatacataattctcttcatggctcaagagtttggacacgtAAGAAGTAAAGgtaagatcactcttttatttctgcaagtcggacggactagagttaacCTACGAAAAtaaagaggaggggggggggaaacaagtaatattcacacgtcactaaataGAGAGGGCCGGGCTTAACCATTCTGACCAAGAAGTCatagaaagatcactcttttttactTCTACCCCATGTAGCTTTAGTggcgaaaaaaagagggggccgggaggagaacaagttatcgactctgtattcacccgtcactaaaaagccctatgcaaaacggattttgcggggccaagtttgggtaggaatacggataataagtgaaaattaagagtttgcattagaaaataaattcgtctttgcattttattcattctttactacgtacagaattactttacgagccttgcgtgtagagAAGTCATACAGTTTATCATTCAAATTTTGTTTCCAACATAGATcacactcaatagcaagaattaccaaatgtttcaatctatcttcgagaatagttgacctcaagtaattcttcattagtttgtggcgtgagaagcttctttcactagattccacaattatgggtattgcataatgcagttttttttcatcatgcgttggattggcgttttccattttgaatgacaccccaaaattacaatttttgtccatatatttcaggttttttttagttttaaaaagattttaataattcccggagatttccaggatttTTTCGTACagtttgcaatttcaggagatttcaaggagctcctggtaaatcaggaggctgcgggaattctgttataagttataaaatggtttaattcaataatttacacctagaattagagcgagtctaagaccggccctgcaaaataacggcgtatactacgccgtgggtcgactaatTGTGAAATATTCTACATGAtgctaattataattatatttaatgtgGAGATGCTGGAcagtaaagcgattggcttctgaATCGGGGTTCAGGGTTCGAATCTTTGTGaaaactggtatttttaatttcaggatctttgggtgcctctgaggcAGGGTAAAGGAAAGGctgttggtcgctgtgctggccacatgacatcctcgttattcgtgggtcatagaaacagatgacttttaaatcatctgcccaatagattgcaaggtctgaaagggaatctTTAATCCGATGAGAACACAAAGCTCTtggattttaaaagaaaaagtcatAAGGTCAAAGCCCGTAAAGAACTTTCGGATTCGAGCGCCATACATAAAAGTCTACACAGATCTAAACAAATCTAGTGGCTACctgaaattaattatttgaaacaaagtCGGTTCTGGCAACTTATTTTGCTTTCGGTTTCAGAAACAGATAAACTATAACTAAAAAACTAagttattctttattttacGCCTGCATTTCATGGATTTTTTAATAGACACCCTTTTTATCGACTGCATTATAAAGTTTTATAGTTATAGCATTTCTATTAACAGGTCGTTAACATTTCAAAATGAACTCTTCACTAAGAAGTGTAATGCCCAGTAAAAAGACATCCTATAAAGCCCGAATGAGAAGCTTCAATCTTTTATCCAATGGCAGAAGAGGTCAAAGAAAGTTGTTTGAAACTTTGGCTATACTTGGGTTTCGATATTGGTCTAGTAAATCAGAGATTGTTTGTGACTTTTGTGGTATAAGAGAGGACATAGAAAAGTTAACTTCCGGAAACCTTATTTCTCATGGATGCATTGAACGTAAAGATGGCGtcttaaaatataaagaaagagataaagttGAGAATCACATGGACAGTGAAGTAGAATTCACTCCAAGAGATAATGACTTATCTGAATTAAAGCACGAACATAGAGATGCCTGTATTCAAGGTGTAAGTCACTTGGACAGTGCTAACAATAAGTCAGAAGTGAGAGAAAGTACTGAGACAAATGTTTTCCGAGATGTGAAATCTTCATTAAATCAAGTAAAACATACCGATGACGTTGATGGTTTTGCTTGTGAACAAACGATTTTGATAGATGAAGAATGTAAAGCGGTTGATGAAAATGATCAAATAGAATCGGTTGAAAATGAACAAACACTTCTAACTTTTGATcatgaacaaattaaaaaatggtTAAGCCAGTGGAACTTTTCAGACACAAACATTTCGTTAAGTGGGTCAAAGGAGAGCTCTTCTGACGAGGAAATTCAACTCTCTAGCAGCACAACAAACAACAGAACTAGTGATAGCGACAATAAGAGAGGTAAGTAAGGGGGGAAAAAGCATCATTTCAAACTGaacttaattttaaatttcacaCTGTAAAAGTTGGCAATTCTTTCCCTCCTGTAGACATTACGAGAGTGTAGAGTTTAAAAGAGTTGAAACAATCATGCAGAAAGCCTAAGTTAGCAGCCAACGTTTTCTTGTGTAAAGTTTAGAGTTGcgttttacctttacctatcccttagtatgttcgaccgttggggcaccatgcaatatttgtcgaccgtctttctccattcttctctgtcttttgccttagatatAACCTCTTTGAATGGcagcccgtccattcttttaagttgcttttctctgtctgcctcttctttttcttgatactgttccctgaaggaaggacTATGCGAGCCCCGAGTAGCGTTTAGTAATTACCATTTCAggaaatgtaataaaattaatatatctTAGTAGCCAGATAATATTCATTTGCGTATttttgatatagtcactgatatagtgtattagaaacaattgaaaaaaaaatgttataagtaaGGCGAATGTGTGGAtatgaaaacattttgaataGAGCTAAAATTAGCTATTTGACCTAATGAATGGCCTATATTTAGTATGCTCATGTGTTAAGGTATACCAATATCTTTGCGAAGAGTAGGTCTATCACCTTAGACTTGAATTAGATGTAGTTGATCTAGGGTTCAAGAGATTTTAAGTAACCTTTCGGTCGCGCGATGAATTGGACGTCtacattcgcagatataaggaacgaatttatgtaaaaaaatgcttttgaaacaaaaatttgaaggttaattttataaaatattgaaaagaattgattacatttttgtattttaatgtgttaaagtaaaaaaactaaCTTTGCAAAGTgaagttcttaaaattagatctagatctagatcttatctcatgtaaacatggccatatgacctagatctatgAATTAGTAATAATTTCTTAGAGTTGAGCAacttttttgagggtcttaagctTGTTTTAGGACTACAATACATACGTTACAGTTTCATTTAGTACCCAAGAGCATacccaagttttatcaagattagtcaaacagttttgatttctatgagggacatacatacatagacctacatacatacataagccTTACTTTATGTTTTATATCATAGATAAGGTTCCACAACACATGTTTCTATTACCAAAGAGACGACTACAAATAAGGAGATACTCttactatatataaataatgacGTCAATGACCTATGCACTCTAATCACAATTTAACAGAGCCCTACTGTAACGATGTTTCGATCTACCTTTTCAAAATCTAAGAAAAAGATGAAAGAAAATTTAAGACTAGTCAGTAGAATTAACAAACAGgaagataaaacattgaactgCATCTTTTGTGAAAAAATAAGAGTTTGAGTTTTGTGTCATTACATATACGATTTTGTAAtatgttttctatttattttctttttttaaattctcgtATCTgttgcaaaaaaaattataaaaaaactgTTCTGACTGACACTTTTCCAGGAAATTATCTGGGAATTCCCTTTTAGCAGATAACCTAAATCACCGGGTCAACTTCTTAATATTATCGAATGTATATGATCATGGGCTTGAAGAGTAACGACTAGGAATACAAGCAAGCTCCAGGCATTCACCAACAAACTTGCAACATATAATTGGTGTAAGTTGGCAGGACAAAACCTCAAACTTCAGAGTGTGTGGAACAACACAAAATAGAGATGGGTTCAATGACGCAAATGGGAGCTGGAATGGTCATATAAAGGTTTCAAAACAGGCTCTAGACTGGAACGCACATGGGAAGACAAAGGCTGGGATACCAAAGTAAACATTGAATATATCGATAGGCCAAGAAGCAAAGACAACAGGATGGACATGGGCCCAAGTGCAAGGAATCGCCCTTTAACATAGTTCAAAGACGAAATACTTTTGCGGCCCTATTCTCCACTGAAAGTCAAAAGGACAAGAAATTCTGACCTAGTTTAATGAGCATTATCGTAATACATGTGTCcagaataacaaaatatttgtatcagAGAGTATCTCCTACATCCTAAGGCAAGATGAAATACGTTTAGCTAATTCAGTCATAACATGAAAACCGACAAGAAGAAAGCGAAACCAAGGCCCACCACGTAGAGCTCGGTGTCGTACCTCCTTTAAAGAATCTAAATTCGTGGGCACCAGTTGGGAAGAGGCTATGAAATCGCCATATCTCTGTGGAGAAAGCTTGGTGCCCTATGCGTCATATGGCGTGATCGGACCTAAGCCTAAAAAGCCTAAGTATGCCATAAACTTCTGTTTCTATATAATTATCCCGCAATGAACGCATTAAGgtctaattgtttaaaataaatacaaaaatttcGAACAAGTCTAATTCGACAAAATACTCATAATTACGCACCAAGGCCTTCTTCTTGACATAAATACGGTGTTTACAATCATTTATCTTTGAGCAGATACTAGAACTGATAGCAGACATTGGAATGCCAATGTTACAAAAATACAACGACAATACATGAGACAGTGATAGTAGAAGACACTGACAAAGTTATGACATGTTTAGCAGAAGACGACAATGACATGTGAGATATGAAATATGGAACACACTTtacaaatacaacaaaaaaaaataattcatgtgTAAGTTCACAGTAGTAGACTCTATACATGCATACATtgttctgtctgtccgtctgcctGTGTGGCGCCTATCGCTACTTTAACAAGATCTAgcttattattatagcttttatatagcttttatatagcgctactttcatgcttatagcatgctcagagcgctttggtccaatctcatttgtggaccagtgtgtgtgggggggggggaggggggtatctaggagtcggttttccgtgctgcctttaggcgctcagtaaatacaactctgcccgagtcgggtgtcgaacctcgagcccccttctaggtagccaagacaagtcaagttcaagcgcacttagcctctcgaccacgcttcccacttatTCATCGACATTGCAAGTCTACGTGCAGTTgatcggtcgttgacttgtagcccCAGAccgctagtacaactaaaccgatgtaggcgttgTATATGTTTCATAAATAAACTGTAAATAACTTGCACAAACTTCTCATGGGAACAAAAACTCAGCGTAACGTTTATTACAATTTGAACATATTTAACttgaagatttagatctagtagtcatGAAATGTAcctataattcaataaaatctaactcactataaaaacatgtctttactctttcaaATCTATGGGTGACTGTCTTTCTTAACAACAATGATGATAAATCCTGCCGTAATTTCATCCTTCCCCAAGACCAAGAATGAATGCTATCCTTCTTCATCATTGCATTGGTAACTCCATAATGATGGATATGTATGATCCAGCAGCTGTTGTTTTCCATCGAAGACTGCTTAAGACACATGCGAGTTTATAACAGGTATTCGGATTTCTGAATATTctcaaataacaataacacttttaaactcgttcgtacctcactctgttagactctatcaccgccactcattgatcagggaacatgaaatgcaccaagatacctgtttgtagtcgctgaatgaactctttatgttgtctgttgtatttatgtgtatttttctgttgtgttgtctttatatgagaaacgagtccttgtaatcacaacaaatttccgtaaggatcaataaagcagtcttagtcttagtcttaaagagtttttaaacatttaattacatggtgGAAATGTTAAGTGGCCTCTCTTGGGCGTCTCTATTCTAGTGTCTCTAAACATGTCGAAACATGTACTAGTAACACTATTCATTGAACTATTTCCTCAATCTACCAAATATCCTAATACCACTTCTTATATTCTGATTAAGttcaaactttgcataattatttattgtcgatgacaacacatgaatcgaTCAAATATGTAGTTAGTCAATTATTCgtgttttattaaatttgttttatatggaaaaAGTACTAAGCTAACGGGAGATAATTCTTGCAATATGGAGAGATATACAAGCTATTCAACGGTGCTCTCCCCCTAAAAACACGAATGGGACTCTTTTGTCAACCTGCACGATAGCGGACGGGAAAAAGTCGCCTGACCAGAAGTGAAACGTGCGCCATTTTGTGCATTTATGATTGAtgcaaaataattgatgcaatttaatacaaagttttttaaaaggtatttgTATAAGGTAGTTTGATATTTCTTTATACTTTTCAAACAGAGACGCAAATCACAGACCAACCCGATAATGGAACTTCAACAGAATTGATGTCTAATTCTGACTCTAGAAAACAGGTGGAAAGTTCTTTATCTGAAATTACATGCACGGGAGAAAATCAATCTCTGAATTCTAACAATGGTGAAGGTAAAGCAATTAACTAATGAACTATGGTAGACTTCTGAAACTGAAAGTCCACTTATGTGTATTTCTAATTGTTTAGTCGACGCTAATGTCAGATGGTTgttgatttcattttgtttttcctcAAATGGTTAATActaaaattagttaattttcttAAGTTTCTCATAAACTTCCATTGAATCGTACGAATCTTTGTAACTTATATAGTGTTTGATGCCTAAATCAATTGTTTGATGCCTAAATCAAGTGTTTGATGCCTAAATCAAGTGTTTGATGCCTAAATCAATGTAGTCATaccttttttacctttacctatcccttagtctattggaccgttggggcaccatgcaagactcatcgaccgtctttctccattcctctctgtcttttgtcatAGTAAGAACCTCTTTGAATGGCAGACCCGTCcaatcttttatgttgtcctcccatcgctttctctgtctgcctctttttctttttcttggtacagttccctgaaggaaggtctatgcgtgccccgaagatcttgtaatatggccatatattttaagcttgcgttttttacgatagttagcaggtcatcatggggtcgaATCgttgcagtaaccctgtctcatctcttggtttgtgatgcggtctttgaatgggatacctaggatccttctgtagcatctcaattctattgctaagatcctcctctctagctctgcagtcagcgtccaagacttgcaagcatataaaaatgtggccatgaccagggagcgcatcagtctaattCTGGtaccgagggctaagcctttgtctttccctatttttttaagtttagaaagggctgctgtggactgtgctatttgggcaagtagttcaggtttcgttccctcatctgagacaatagctccatttaagaatacttttaaaaaaagatttgaacaTGCTGATTGTAAAATATATCTGTTGATATACTGGAGtgcgaaatttattttttttatttttgctttaacttaataacttttgttatattatatcatatgacaaatcaataataaaaaatatatattgaatgttgtctaatgtttccgggttgccatggtaatggcggccatcttgaaaataaacaaatattagttcatataggaaaattctaaaatttttcaaaatagataaatttcaaaactaaaaatactTACACCTTAAAGTATAAAGGTGGCTGGAAGGAGCTAGctagattttatacattttcccttagtattgtgcattttatgattttttaaaaagggtgatttttttacCTGTAAAAtgcatccacattttttttcccaaaagattatataaattcattaaaactagctgattctctgtattatttatctctgaatatgtgtaccaaatttgatacatttatctctattagttctagagattttagaaatatgttacaGAGGGGGTCACAAAAAATGCATTCACTCAAAAACAGTGAATTTGtattaagaaaaatatggaaaatagtGTTCACCATGCATcattaaatgctttttttaaaataaaaaatgctattttatagaaaatttttggtgccagtttataaaatacatgtccacctatttaattacaccaaaattgaaaaatcgattttttttttacccaaaatcGAATCCAGTAACCCCTTAAGATCTAGATTAACAGTcagcaacaaacaaacaactaccaTTAGTGTCAAGGCTGAAAACAAtgctttattatattgaacgcgcgcacctttgcgcaccatattaTATAACTTTCAGAGGATATTTCCATATTCACAGTATATTTTAGGTTTTATACAGTTTACAGTTTATGACTTTAAAAAGGAATAAATACGTCCACATTGAATTGTATGTGTCTACAATGAAATTGAAAGTTTTACTTTATTAAGAAAGTCTGCGTTACTTCTTAGGCATAACATCGAACTgtgaaatttaaataattatcaaacagatatttatatatctGAGTTTTTATCGAAG includes:
- the LOC106051736 gene encoding uncharacterized protein LOC106051736 — translated: MNSSLRSVMPSKKTSYKARMRSFNLLSNGRRGQRKLFETLAILGFRYWSSKSEIVCDFCGIREDIEKLTSGNLISHGCIERKDGVLKYKERDKVENHMDSEVEFTPRDNDLSELKHEHRDACIQGVSHLDSANNKSEVRESTETNVFRDVKSSLNQVKHTDDVDGFACEQTILIDEECKAVDENDQIESVENEQTLLTFDHEQIKKWLSQWNFSDTNISLSGSKESSSDEEIQLSSSTTNNRTSDSDNKRETQITDQPDNGTSTELMSNSDSRKQVESSLSEITCTGENQSLNSNNGEDIGVKSALPNRELPRYLSKNMFTTEDQRTKQRKRIDVNQLYELLNVVQKENECLILFMKCKQCKERPLQQLFLPCKHVFACRECAAKIDQCPSCGKKILATINIYFA